In Candidatus Rokuibacteriota bacterium, a genomic segment contains:
- a CDS encoding efflux RND transporter permease subunit translates to MWLTLAAMRNAIAVLMASLAIVLLGATSLNRMPIDLFPNINFPQIQIGTVYKGASAQDIERSVTYPLEKAVSAVANVKHVESRSRQGFSLVIVQFGWGTDIDAALTEVVQRINQIINTLPPGVQQPFIVKSDLSNIPVCVVTVSGGGLDERALYDLAYNTIEPQFERLPGVASANVDGGKIRQITINLDRDRLYSKGLSVNEVTKAVNDANFLLPSGDVKVGSFDYNVFTNNQFSVVQPMEDIIVRRTGTTPIRLRDVGRVEDSAETQVSIVRVNGERSVYLRINKQPGANTVEVVDAVKATLPKLFGVPPGVNINLSFDQSTYIRQSIQSLWHEATVGSILAFLVILVFLRSFVSTIIISIAIPLSLLLTMIAMYFLGQTLNIFTLGGLALAVGRLVDDSIVELENINRHLDMPGTPRRKAVLDAAREVAMPIFVSTITTIVVFLPTVFLEGQARLLFIPLTFTISFSLFASFLVSRTVTPLLCLQWLRSEHETTEHRGLRARLDKVFAWSGKILDRLDTFYQQSLEWSLDHRPALIGAILAMVASSLVLLPFVGTEFFPPSDESQFRIQLRAPVGTRVEETERIIQKMEQIIRSTAKPGEIKTVVSSIGVPGGRSGLFSQNTGPHAAQLQIYLNDPDKRERKDTQIFAEIAPKLAGQFPGTTYSVQFGGIVSRVINSGAQQPIEIEQLGYDLRDARDTARQVVRTIQDVPGVTFPFISREENYPQFDIVVDREKAAMAGLSQRDIAQAALISLNSNVSLNPSIFTDPRTGNQYNVVVQLDEPFRSTPEDLSRLFVMGDGGRPVLLGAVAEIKQGVGPVMIERKYQQRLIKINAQPGPDRDLGSIAQDIEDKLRAMPVPPGFTFQLGGQIQQQREAFSSLKFTSLLAIILVYMVMASQFRSLLDPFIIMFSVPLGMIGVIWALFLTRTTLNVTSFMGIIMMVGIVVSNGVLLVEYTNELRRRGLGLREAVIRGGRTRLRPILMTSLCTVAGLLPMALGIGTGSEANAPLARAVIGGLTVSTALTLLLIPTLYAMLEERFPRRMEDAEASRALRGEIA, encoded by the coding sequence ATGTGGCTGACCCTCGCGGCCATGCGGAATGCCATCGCCGTGCTGATGGCGTCCTTGGCCATCGTGCTCCTCGGCGCGACATCCCTGAACCGGATGCCCATCGATCTCTTCCCCAACATCAACTTCCCGCAGATCCAGATCGGCACCGTCTACAAGGGCGCCAGCGCCCAGGACATCGAGCGCAGCGTCACCTACCCCCTCGAGAAGGCGGTCTCGGCCGTCGCCAACGTCAAGCACGTCGAGTCGCGCTCGCGCCAGGGCTTCTCGCTCGTGATCGTGCAGTTCGGGTGGGGCACCGACATCGACGCGGCCTTGACCGAGGTGGTCCAGCGGATCAATCAGATCATCAACACCCTGCCCCCCGGTGTCCAACAGCCCTTCATCGTCAAGTCGGACCTGTCGAACATCCCGGTCTGCGTCGTGACGGTCTCGGGCGGAGGCCTCGACGAGCGCGCCCTGTATGACCTGGCCTACAACACGATCGAGCCTCAATTCGAGCGCCTGCCGGGCGTGGCCTCGGCGAACGTGGATGGCGGGAAGATCCGGCAGATCACCATCAATCTCGACCGCGACCGACTCTACTCGAAAGGTCTCTCGGTCAACGAGGTCACGAAGGCGGTCAACGACGCCAACTTCCTCCTGCCTTCGGGTGACGTCAAGGTCGGCAGCTTCGACTACAACGTCTTCACCAACAACCAGTTCTCCGTGGTCCAGCCCATGGAGGACATCATCGTCCGCCGAACCGGTACGACGCCGATCCGGCTCCGCGACGTGGGGCGTGTCGAGGACTCGGCGGAAACGCAGGTCTCCATTGTACGCGTCAACGGCGAGCGGTCCGTGTACCTGCGAATCAACAAGCAGCCGGGCGCCAACACGGTCGAGGTCGTGGATGCCGTCAAGGCGACCCTGCCGAAGCTCTTCGGCGTTCCCCCGGGCGTCAACATCAACCTGAGCTTTGACCAGTCGACCTACATCCGGCAGTCGATCCAGAGCCTCTGGCACGAGGCGACCGTCGGCTCCATCCTGGCCTTCCTCGTGATCCTGGTCTTCCTGCGCTCCTTCGTCTCGACCATCATCATCTCGATCGCCATCCCGCTGTCGCTCCTGCTCACCATGATCGCGATGTACTTCCTCGGCCAGACTCTCAACATCTTCACCCTCGGCGGGCTCGCGCTCGCCGTCGGCCGCCTCGTGGACGACTCCATCGTGGAGCTCGAAAACATCAACCGTCACCTCGACATGCCGGGCACGCCTCGGCGCAAGGCCGTGCTCGACGCCGCGCGCGAGGTGGCGATGCCGATCTTCGTGTCCACCATCACGACCATCGTCGTCTTCCTGCCCACGGTCTTCCTCGAGGGCCAGGCGCGGCTCCTCTTCATTCCACTGACCTTCACCATCTCCTTCTCGCTCTTCGCCTCCTTCCTGGTCTCGCGGACGGTCACACCACTCCTCTGTCTCCAGTGGCTCAGGAGCGAGCACGAGACCACCGAGCACCGCGGCCTCAGGGCCCGCCTCGACAAGGTCTTCGCGTGGAGCGGAAAGATCCTCGACCGGCTCGACACCTTCTATCAGCAGAGCCTCGAGTGGAGCCTCGACCACCGCCCGGCCCTGATCGGGGCGATCCTGGCCATGGTCGCCTCGAGCCTCGTGCTGCTGCCTTTCGTCGGCACCGAGTTCTTTCCGCCCTCGGACGAGAGCCAGTTCCGCATACAGCTCAGAGCTCCGGTCGGGACCCGAGTCGAGGAGACGGAGCGCATTATCCAGAAGATGGAGCAGATCATCCGCTCGACGGCCAAGCCGGGAGAGATCAAGACCGTCGTCTCATCGATCGGCGTCCCGGGCGGGCGCTCGGGGCTCTTTTCCCAGAACACCGGCCCCCACGCCGCCCAGCTCCAGATCTATCTGAACGACCCGGATAAAAGGGAGCGAAAAGACACGCAAATCTTCGCCGAGATCGCACCCAAGCTCGCCGGCCAATTCCCCGGCACGACCTATTCCGTGCAGTTCGGCGGCATCGTCAGCCGGGTCATCAACTCGGGCGCGCAGCAGCCGATCGAGATCGAGCAGCTCGGATATGACCTGCGGGACGCCAGGGACACGGCCCGCCAGGTCGTCCGGACCATCCAGGACGTGCCGGGAGTCACCTTCCCCTTCATCAGCCGGGAGGAGAACTATCCGCAGTTCGACATCGTGGTGGACAGGGAAAAGGCGGCCATGGCCGGGCTCAGCCAGCGCGACATAGCCCAGGCCGCGCTGATCTCGCTCAACAGCAACGTCAGCCTGAACCCGTCTATTTTCACCGATCCCCGGACCGGCAACCAATACAATGTGGTCGTGCAGCTCGACGAGCCGTTCCGCTCCACGCCGGAGGATCTCTCCCGCCTGTTCGTCATGGGCGACGGGGGCCGGCCGGTCCTCCTGGGCGCCGTGGCCGAGATCAAGCAGGGCGTCGGCCCCGTCATGATCGAGCGCAAGTACCAGCAGCGGCTCATCAAGATCAACGCGCAGCCCGGACCGGACCGGGACCTGGGATCCATCGCCCAGGACATCGAGGATAAGCTCCGGGCCATGCCCGTGCCGCCGGGCTTCACCTTCCAGCTGGGCGGCCAGATCCAGCAGCAGCGCGAGGCCTTCAGCAGCCTCAAGTTCACCTCGCTCCTCGCGATCATCCTCGTCTACATGGTCATGGCGTCCCAGTTCCGCTCGCTGCTCGACCCCTTCATCATCATGTTCTCGGTGCCGCTCGGGATGATCGGCGTCATCTGGGCGCTCTTCCTCACGCGGACCACGCTCAACGTCACGTCGTTCATGGGCATCATCATGATGGTCGGCATCGTGGTCTCGAACGGCGTGCTCCTGGTCGAGTACACGAACGAGCTCAGGCGCCGCGGCCTTGGGCTCCGCGAAGCCGTCATCCGTGGCGGCAGGACGCGACTCCGCCCCATCCTCATGACCAGCCTCTGCACCGTGGCCGGCCTGCTCCCGATGGCGCTCGGCATCGGCACCGGCAGCGAGGCCAATGCCCCGCTCGCCCGCGCCGTCATCGGCGGGCTCACCGTGTCCACCGCGCTGACCCTGCTCTTGATCCCAACGCTCTACGCCATGCTCGAGGAGCGCTTCCCGCGTCGGATGGAGGACGCCGAGGCAAGCCGGGCGCTTCGGGGAGAGATCGCATGA
- a CDS encoding transposase, whose amino-acid sequence VGDITAYTLIADLPELGHLDRRKIAALVGVAPFNRESGHWRGRRMIAGGRPAVRSVLYMATLTAVRFNPAIAHFYQRLTAAGRPKKVALTAAMRKLLTILNAMLRDQRPWQPESA is encoded by the coding sequence GTTGGCGATATCACGGCGTACACGCTGATCGCCGACCTCCCGGAGCTGGGCCACCTGGATCGCCGCAAGATCGCCGCCCTGGTCGGTGTCGCTCCGTTCAACCGAGAGAGCGGCCACTGGCGTGGCCGCCGCATGATCGCCGGGGGCCGCCCTGCGGTGCGTAGCGTGCTGTATATGGCCACTCTCACCGCGGTCCGCTTCAACCCGGCGATCGCCCATTTCTATCAGCGCTTGACCGCGGCCGGCCGGCCGAAAAAAGTTGCCCTCACCGCCGCCATGCGCAAGCTCCTCACCATCCTGAACGCGATGCTGCGAGACCAACGCCCATGGCAACCAGAATCCGCTTGA
- a CDS encoding TolC family protein — translation MRAPALGLLTALGLLGIVWLAPPVDAQAPTPPAVPATPGQPPSLILTAPTGPDAPRPGTGAVPGLTPTTLQQLPREYLPAPDGIRPFPRPTEAQQVLTMEDAVKIALDNQPQILAKIGDYQAQLQNIAIQLAPQLPQLSGQWGGKWDQSPSSVRNVTVQSRSLNTSATVTATQLLWDFGKTLAATDAARAGAKSSAEDVEIQKEETVRLVKEAYYGLALSNRLVQVRQAQLDRALVNLRSAKGFFDVGTQPKSAVTRAEVDVANGQLDIIKAVNAVNIFRLTINQFMGIPINTPTEIKDNLTYEHVEFEPKNLLNEAFARRPEYRQIKARYEQADFLVKQQFRNFFPDVKAQGTYGAARSDMNETYNYGLQLNWTIFDGGGKIALYKQAQAQRDAAQARVRDTELTIWQQVEAAFVTVQQQEEAIGAAQKAVESADENFRLSQGRFDAGVANIIELTDAQLALTTAESNVAQALADYRISIARLERFMGRR, via the coding sequence ATGAGAGCCCCAGCTCTCGGGCTGCTCACGGCGCTCGGCCTCCTGGGCATCGTCTGGCTTGCGCCTCCGGTTGACGCACAGGCCCCGACGCCACCCGCGGTACCTGCGACGCCAGGACAGCCTCCGTCCCTCATCCTGACCGCGCCCACCGGCCCCGACGCGCCGCGGCCGGGCACCGGCGCCGTACCCGGGCTCACGCCGACCACGCTCCAGCAGCTGCCGCGCGAGTATCTCCCCGCTCCAGACGGCATCCGCCCCTTCCCGAGACCGACGGAGGCGCAGCAGGTCCTCACGATGGAGGACGCCGTCAAGATCGCGCTGGACAACCAGCCGCAGATCCTCGCGAAGATCGGCGACTACCAGGCGCAGCTGCAGAACATCGCCATCCAGCTCGCGCCGCAGCTGCCGCAGCTGTCCGGACAGTGGGGCGGGAAGTGGGACCAAAGCCCGAGCTCGGTCCGCAACGTGACCGTCCAGTCGCGGTCACTCAACACCAGCGCCACGGTCACGGCCACGCAGCTGCTGTGGGACTTCGGCAAGACGCTGGCCGCGACGGACGCGGCGCGCGCCGGCGCCAAGTCCTCGGCCGAAGACGTTGAGATCCAGAAGGAGGAGACGGTCAGGCTCGTGAAGGAGGCGTACTACGGCCTCGCGCTGAGCAACCGCCTTGTCCAGGTGCGCCAGGCGCAGCTGGACCGCGCGCTCGTGAACCTGCGCAGCGCCAAGGGCTTCTTCGACGTGGGCACGCAGCCCAAGTCCGCTGTCACCCGCGCCGAGGTGGACGTCGCCAACGGCCAACTGGATATCATCAAGGCCGTCAACGCCGTCAACATCTTCCGCCTGACGATCAACCAGTTCATGGGCATCCCGATCAACACGCCCACCGAGATCAAGGACAACCTGACGTACGAGCACGTGGAGTTCGAGCCCAAGAACCTCCTCAACGAGGCCTTCGCGCGGCGCCCCGAGTACCGCCAGATCAAGGCCCGGTACGAGCAGGCGGACTTCTTGGTTAAGCAGCAGTTCCGCAACTTCTTCCCGGACGTCAAGGCCCAGGGCACCTACGGCGCCGCCCGCTCCGACATGAACGAGACCTACAACTACGGGCTGCAGCTCAACTGGACCATCTTCGACGGCGGCGGGAAGATCGCGCTGTACAAGCAGGCCCAGGCCCAGCGCGACGCGGCCCAGGCGCGCGTGCGCGACACGGAGCTCACGATCTGGCAGCAGGTCGAGGCCGCCTTCGTCACCGTCCAGCAGCAGGAGGAGGCCATCGGCGCGGCCCAGAAGGCCGTCGAGTCCGCCGACGAGAACTTCCGGCTGAGCCAGGGACGCTTCGACGCCGGCGTGGCCAACATCATCGAGCTGACCGATGCTCAGCTCGCCCTGACCACCGCCGAGTCCAACGTGGCGCAGGCGCTCGCCGACTACAGGATCTCGATCGCCCGGCTCGAGCGCTTCATGGGCCGACGCTAG
- a CDS encoding efflux RND transporter periplasmic adaptor subunit, which translates to MDLLRRYRVGVVLCLLLVGVGGAVWYWTRARTAGAVTRNRPDPVVGVVSPQRRDIEVKLSFTADILAAKQAAIFSKVSGYIRKIYVERGDFVKEGQLLVEIDDQELRASAEQARAAHLSSQAGLEVARSTLEGHKANLENQRAMLARARAVAANDARQADRMRTLFEKGMVSAVDWDNARTNADSSRASTDAAGAQLRLAEVQIITQESQVRLAQAQVETFRAALSLAQANLGNTRLSAPFAGYIAQRNLDPGAAVSAQSSGTTNTSVGILLVQDISSVKVQIEVPERDIARVKVGADVRVTADPYKGEVFAGSIARVVHNLDPRSRTMGIEVDIPNPGTKLNPGMFARVEAVVDTRTGVLTVPMEALRVGDGKPSVMVVRNNVVEPVAVELGAADARGVEVVRGLAAGDQVILQGKDLVRQGQKVRTVPASGGQ; encoded by the coding sequence ATGGACCTGCTGAGGCGCTACCGTGTCGGCGTCGTCCTGTGCCTCCTCCTCGTCGGCGTCGGCGGCGCCGTCTGGTACTGGACCCGCGCTCGGACGGCCGGCGCCGTCACCCGCAACCGGCCGGACCCCGTCGTCGGGGTCGTCTCCCCCCAGCGGCGCGACATCGAGGTCAAGCTCTCCTTCACGGCGGACATCCTCGCGGCCAAGCAGGCGGCGATCTTCTCCAAGGTGTCGGGCTACATCCGGAAGATCTATGTGGAGAGGGGCGACTTCGTCAAGGAAGGCCAGCTGCTGGTCGAGATCGACGACCAGGAGCTCCGGGCCTCGGCCGAGCAGGCCCGGGCGGCGCACCTGTCCTCCCAGGCGGGTCTCGAGGTCGCACGGTCCACCCTCGAGGGGCACAAGGCCAATCTCGAGAACCAGCGCGCGATGCTGGCCCGCGCGCGCGCCGTCGCCGCAAACGACGCCCGCCAGGCCGACAGGATGCGGACGCTCTTCGAGAAGGGCATGGTCTCCGCGGTGGACTGGGACAATGCCCGCACCAACGCCGACTCCTCGCGCGCCTCGACGGACGCAGCGGGGGCGCAGCTGCGCCTCGCGGAGGTGCAGATCATCACTCAGGAGAGCCAGGTGCGTCTGGCCCAGGCGCAGGTCGAGACCTTCCGAGCGGCGCTCTCACTCGCCCAGGCGAATCTCGGCAACACGCGGCTCTCCGCCCCCTTCGCCGGATACATCGCCCAGCGCAACCTCGACCCCGGCGCGGCCGTGAGCGCGCAGTCCTCGGGCACGACAAATACCTCGGTCGGCATCCTGCTCGTCCAGGACATCTCGAGCGTGAAGGTCCAGATCGAGGTGCCCGAGCGTGACATCGCCCGCGTCAAGGTCGGCGCGGACGTGCGCGTGACAGCCGACCCGTACAAGGGTGAGGTTTTCGCCGGCTCCATCGCGCGCGTCGTCCACAACCTCGACCCTCGCTCGCGCACCATGGGGATCGAGGTGGACATCCCGAATCCCGGCACCAAGCTCAACCCCGGCATGTTCGCGCGCGTCGAGGCCGTGGTCGACACGCGCACGGGCGTGTTGACGGTGCCCATGGAGGCGCTGCGCGTGGGCGACGGCAAGCCGTCGGTGATGGTTGTCCGGAACAACGTCGTTGAGCCCGTGGCGGTCGAGCTCGGCGCCGCCGACGCGCGGGGCGTCGAGGTCGTCAGGGGCCTGGCTGCCGGGGACCAGGTCATTCTCCAGGGCAAGGACTTGGTGCGCCAGGGCCAGAAGGTCCGCACTGTCCCCGCGAGCGGCGGCCAGTAG
- a CDS encoding efflux RND transporter periplasmic adaptor subunit, with the protein MSRRWLILGVFVVLAAAASGAWFYTQGRGSTPKFRTAKTERGPITATVSATGTLNAVVTVQVGSQVSGQIKELFADFNSQVKRNQLVARIDPEIFQAKVAQVKAQLEAAKANVLNQRAAVEKARADVANAHAALAVAKAQTAKAQVAVLDSRRDLGRKRDLKQKGFIAQADEDSAQAAYDSAIAQADSTKAQEDAQASMIRSAEAQLRVAEALLQTAAANVGQQQAALRQSQVDLDHTEIRAPVDGVVVSRTVDVGQTVAASLQAPTLFTIAQDLTDMQVDTNVDEADVGRIRVGLRATFTVDAYRGRTFSGEVMQVRKAPQTVQNVVTYNVVVSARNSDGRLLPGMTANVRLVVDQKDSVLKAPNAALRYRPPGEAAETPAAAGAGPSGAQGTPPSLEQIRDRLVKSLGLTPEQQKKLEPILQEGRDKFRALMTRNPTEGERRIEGQKIREQSREQIRAILTPDQRGKYDQQVAEQAGGRAAAGSSGRVWILGPDGKPAAVTVQLGISDGNFTEIVGGEVKDGQDVITGAGERPGAPRPAGGPRL; encoded by the coding sequence ATGAGCCGTCGCTGGTTGATCCTCGGCGTGTTCGTCGTGCTGGCCGCGGCGGCCAGCGGGGCGTGGTTTTACACCCAGGGCCGGGGCAGCACCCCCAAATTCCGCACGGCGAAGACGGAACGCGGCCCCATCACGGCCACGGTGTCGGCGACCGGCACCCTCAATGCCGTCGTCACCGTTCAGGTCGGCTCCCAGGTCTCGGGCCAAATCAAGGAGCTCTTCGCCGACTTCAATTCCCAGGTCAAGCGCAACCAGCTGGTCGCCCGGATCGATCCCGAGATCTTCCAGGCCAAGGTCGCCCAGGTCAAGGCCCAGCTGGAGGCCGCCAAGGCCAATGTGCTCAACCAGCGGGCGGCCGTCGAGAAGGCTCGGGCCGATGTCGCCAACGCCCATGCGGCCCTGGCGGTGGCCAAGGCGCAGACCGCCAAGGCACAGGTGGCGGTGCTCGACAGCCGCCGCGACCTCGGGCGCAAGCGCGACCTGAAACAAAAGGGCTTCATCGCCCAGGCCGACGAGGATTCGGCCCAGGCGGCATATGACTCCGCCATCGCCCAGGCCGACTCTACCAAGGCCCAGGAGGACGCCCAAGCCTCCATGATTCGCTCGGCTGAGGCCCAGCTGCGCGTCGCCGAGGCCCTGCTCCAGACGGCCGCGGCCAATGTCGGCCAGCAGCAAGCCGCCCTCAGGCAGTCGCAGGTCGACCTGGACCACACGGAGATCCGGGCGCCCGTCGACGGCGTGGTTGTCTCCCGGACCGTGGACGTCGGGCAGACTGTGGCGGCGAGCCTCCAGGCTCCGACGCTCTTCACGATCGCCCAGGACCTGACGGACATGCAGGTTGACACCAACGTGGACGAGGCCGACGTCGGGCGCATCCGCGTGGGGCTCCGCGCCACTTTCACCGTGGATGCCTACCGCGGCCGGACGTTCTCGGGCGAGGTCATGCAGGTGCGCAAGGCGCCCCAGACCGTCCAGAACGTCGTCACCTACAACGTGGTGGTCTCGGCGCGCAATTCGGACGGCAGGCTCCTCCCCGGCATGACGGCCAATGTCCGCCTCGTCGTGGACCAGAAGGACAGCGTCCTCAAGGCGCCGAACGCGGCGCTCCGCTACCGGCCTCCAGGTGAGGCGGCCGAGACTCCGGCCGCCGCGGGCGCCGGGCCGTCGGGGGCGCAGGGCACGCCGCCTTCCCTCGAGCAGATCCGGGACCGGCTCGTGAAGTCGCTCGGCCTCACCCCCGAGCAGCAGAAGAAGCTCGAGCCCATCCTCCAGGAAGGCCGCGACAAGTTCCGGGCCCTCATGACGCGCAACCCGACCGAGGGCGAGCGCCGCATCGAGGGCCAGAAGATCCGGGAGCAGAGCCGTGAGCAGATCCGCGCCATCCTGACCCCGGACCAGCGCGGCAAGTACGACCAGCAGGTGGCAGAGCAGGCCGGCGGCCGGGCAGCAGCAGGCAGTTCGGGGCGCGTTTGGATCCTGGGCCCCGACGGCAAGCCCGCGGCTGTCACCGTCCAGCTCGGTATCTCCGACGGCAACTTCACCGAGATCGTCGGCGGCGAGGTCAAGGACGGCCAGGATGTCATCACCGGGGCGGGCGAGCGGCCGGGCGCCCCACGGCCGGCCGGCGGCCCGCGCCTCTGA